The Teredinibacter sp. KSP-S5-2 genome includes a window with the following:
- a CDS encoding Calx-beta domain-containing protein, which yields MNTFFRHLFFVFLLCASFVLVSCGGGSSSTASDDSFQSPVPQGFDENGEPVTGSPGAEPSTDEQLSQLPKVSAGERQFSDPNVIVSLLGEVELVAGTTLQNVYWQHISGPEVRIISPKELTTQIVVPDLQHETQIGFRLSVEDSNGKINSATTFLYVTPVPAFVRVIGDVVEENDKEAIFTLRLLAPATETLSVAYTTLPGSAEAGLDYMPTSGSVIFEVGDIEQQVAVALINGDANETSEFFSLQATINTEQIQATNTGVTLINNSPQVVTFTQAVTTLKIGEVLSNPVDETTIPGVGTLIYESSDPTIVSVNAAGELTPLRSGVVIIFAILVSENGDRQIVGSYQVVIDNLQFNPPQLGNIASQVFAVDVPITPLSFANSGGGNLISCDVVGAGLPAGLLLGVSADLSTCEITGTPSVVVATADYSIRATNEDGSAEATVNISTVLNTPALADTSPQVYTFTRAITPLVFSNTGAGNLTSCTAVDVLPEGLTVSVTTDLTSCEISGTPAQIVASAGYTIRAVNSAGSSDAVAFITVNDLTFIDPVTLPFVSLLNTASIGLALNSGYAEVDWNDGTTPTRINNQDLAQLTSAGRATHTYANGGTGITVSFSDGIGSLTGINGIGVAYQFDTSILSGANNLVVLNINNQAVLTTTFAGLATNHSALEELVLSSRSDVNGDVSELPASLRIFTLSGTSGGQGNITGNLQNLPSGMTQFLMYYANAVSGDIGTVPATMTNLTVSNGSNTISGDVQTIPTSLASMSIAGQNTLSGDIQNLHPNFNYLNVTGQNTISGDIGLVQNNSTVSLYILGRNTITGDVGSIPNTITALSVSGNNTLSGNIQTLHPNMTSFNINGVNTISGNLDLLTNNGSIYLSVGGQNTISGTVANIPAAVRSLTLSGNNTLNGNVQDMHSQLTGFNIYGVNTITGDLGLINNSVLSQLMIGGQNSIYLFTASGGWNPVNLYQFSLTGGAPEVGFSTTEVDSLLVFFSGVLSSRVGSTQGSVTIMREFDGIPSLDAATAITDLENKNYRVQTNVAVPVP from the coding sequence CGGGGAAAGGCAATTTTCTGACCCGAACGTGATTGTGTCGTTATTGGGGGAAGTTGAGCTGGTTGCAGGAACTACCCTGCAAAATGTGTACTGGCAACATATCAGTGGGCCGGAAGTTCGCATTATTAGCCCCAAAGAATTAACTACGCAAATTGTGGTGCCGGATTTACAGCATGAAACGCAAATTGGTTTTCGCCTGAGCGTGGAAGACAGCAACGGCAAAATTAATTCCGCCACAACATTTTTATATGTAACGCCTGTGCCAGCCTTTGTTCGTGTTATTGGTGATGTGGTAGAAGAAAACGATAAAGAAGCCATATTTACGCTGCGATTACTTGCACCCGCAACTGAAACATTATCTGTGGCCTATACCACATTGCCGGGGTCGGCAGAGGCGGGGTTGGACTATATGCCAACCAGCGGGTCAGTTATTTTTGAAGTAGGTGACATTGAGCAACAAGTCGCGGTAGCACTCATTAACGGTGACGCTAACGAGACAAGCGAATTTTTCAGCTTGCAAGCCACAATCAACACAGAGCAGATTCAAGCAACCAACACGGGTGTTACGTTAATAAACAACAGCCCTCAAGTGGTGACCTTTACGCAAGCGGTCACCACATTAAAAATTGGTGAAGTACTAAGTAACCCGGTCGATGAAACAACCATACCAGGTGTTGGTACACTAATCTATGAATCCAGTGACCCAACCATTGTTTCCGTAAATGCAGCGGGTGAGTTAACACCGTTACGCAGTGGTGTGGTCATTATCTTTGCCATATTGGTTAGCGAAAATGGTGACAGACAAATTGTGGGAAGTTATCAGGTCGTTATCGACAACCTTCAATTTAATCCACCACAGCTAGGAAATATCGCCTCACAGGTATTTGCTGTAGACGTACCCATTACGCCGTTAAGTTTCGCTAATAGCGGTGGCGGAAATCTGATTTCGTGTGATGTGGTTGGTGCAGGTTTACCCGCAGGTTTATTGTTGGGGGTGTCGGCGGATCTCTCTACTTGTGAAATTACTGGCACGCCTAGCGTGGTAGTTGCTACCGCCGATTACAGCATTCGTGCAACAAACGAAGACGGTAGTGCAGAAGCAACAGTAAATATTTCCACGGTATTGAATACGCCTGCGCTTGCGGATACCAGCCCACAGGTTTATACCTTTACACGAGCCATTACACCACTTGTCTTTTCTAATACCGGTGCCGGAAACCTGACGTCGTGCACTGCGGTTGATGTCTTGCCGGAAGGTTTAACAGTTTCTGTCACCACAGATTTAACTTCGTGTGAAATATCCGGGACACCTGCGCAGATAGTCGCGAGTGCTGGTTACACTATTCGTGCAGTCAATAGCGCCGGCTCCAGCGATGCTGTCGCGTTTATTACCGTTAATGATTTAACCTTTATCGATCCTGTCACGCTACCTTTTGTTAGCCTGCTCAACACTGCTTCAATCGGTTTGGCTTTGAACTCGGGTTATGCTGAGGTGGATTGGAATGACGGCACAACACCCACTCGAATAAATAATCAGGATCTCGCACAACTTACCTCGGCTGGTCGTGCAACACATACCTATGCCAATGGTGGTACCGGTATCACAGTGAGTTTTTCCGACGGTATCGGTTCTCTTACTGGTATTAACGGCATTGGTGTGGCCTATCAATTTGATACCAGTATTTTAAGTGGTGCCAATAATCTGGTTGTGTTGAATATTAATAACCAAGCGGTGCTGACCACGACATTTGCCGGGCTTGCAACCAATCACAGTGCATTGGAAGAATTAGTGCTTTCTTCACGAAGTGATGTGAATGGGGATGTATCTGAATTACCTGCAAGCCTTCGAATATTTACCCTAAGCGGTACTTCCGGCGGGCAGGGTAATATTACCGGCAACCTACAAAACTTGCCCTCAGGAATGACCCAGTTCTTAATGTACTACGCTAACGCTGTTAGCGGTGATATTGGTACTGTGCCTGCCACGATGACGAATTTAACCGTCTCCAATGGCAGCAATACTATTTCTGGTGATGTGCAAACTATTCCAACAAGCCTCGCTTCAATGAGCATTGCTGGACAAAATACATTAAGTGGCGACATTCAAAACCTGCATCCAAACTTCAACTACCTGAATGTCACGGGGCAAAACACAATCTCGGGTGATATAGGGTTGGTGCAAAATAATAGTACCGTTTCGTTATATATCTTAGGTAGAAACACCATTACCGGTGATGTCGGTTCGATACCAAACACGATCACAGCTTTATCCGTCTCTGGTAATAACACGCTGTCCGGCAACATACAAACGCTTCATCCAAATATGACTAGCTTTAACATAAATGGGGTGAATACCATCAGCGGCAATTTGGATCTTCTGACAAATAATGGATCGATTTACCTCAGTGTTGGTGGTCAAAATACTATATCGGGAACGGTTGCAAATATTCCTGCTGCTGTCAGGTCGCTTACTTTAAGTGGTAATAATACCCTGAACGGAAATGTTCAGGATATGCATAGCCAATTAACCGGTTTTAATATTTATGGTGTCAACACCATTACCGGGGATTTAGGTTTAATCAATAATTCTGTTCTTAGCCAACTGATGATTGGAGGACAGAATAGCATTTATCTGTTTACAGCCAGTGGCGGATGGAACCCCGTAAACCTGTATCAATTCTCTCTGACTGGCGGAGCACCAGAAGTGGGGTTTTCTACCACAGAAGTTGATTCGTTGCTGGTGTTTTTCAGTGGCGTATTATCTTCCAGAGTGGGGAGTACACAAGGTAGCGTCACTATTATGCGGGAGTTTGACGGTATTCCAAGCCTGGACGCAGCCACGGCTATTACGGATCTGGAAAATAAAAACTACCGAGTGCAAACCAATGTGGCAGTGCCTGTACCATAA